DNA from Cyanobacterium sp. T60_A2020_053:
ATTTAACTTCTTCTAACTCTTGCTCTAAAATTTGGATTCTTTGATTAAAATTGCGAGTATTTTGAGCTAAAACTTTATTTTCTTCTTTTAATCTTTTTATTTCCCCTTCTAACATAGTGATTTTATCACTAAGAGCATAATTCATCTCTCCTTGTTCACGAATTTGAGTTGAAAGAGTCAATACAGCGCCCTCCCCCGATAATCTAACATTGTCAATTTGTCGCTGAAAATCTCGCTCTAAAGTCTCCATTTGTTGACGACGAGAATTAACACCATTAAGGGAAATTTCATTAAGTACAAAAAAACCAATCAATGAACCAAAACCCAAACAAAACAGAGCCCCCACTGTAAAGTTAAATAACTGACGATTTTTAATAGATTGATCCAATACCCCTAATAATTCTAAAGCCTTCTCATCATCAGCTTGAATCTCCAAACATTGACGAATACGAAAACGAATCAACTTTTCATCCTGATTTTTA
Protein-coding regions in this window:
- a CDS encoding TMF family protein, producing MAESISISNSHPSISLFIERLTEFSQSGCRIPTSEELKQIAEEVGISPEDIAFARKRAGDNYTRAQGYCRYRHWDEAINELEEALAFIPTNSEMLHLLIASYLGRWQRYHKNQDEKLIRFRIRQCLEIQADDEKALELLGVLDQSIKNRQLFNFTVGALFCLGFGSLIGFFVLNEISLNGVNSRRQQMETLERDFQRQIDNVRLSGEGAVLTLSTQIREQGEMNYALSDKITMLEGEIKRLKEENKVLAQNTRNFNQRIQILEQELEEVKSIPTSENQ